Genomic window (Vigna unguiculata cultivar IT97K-499-35 chromosome 10, ASM411807v1, whole genome shotgun sequence):
TGATTGTGATAGCCAGAAACCATGATTCTACTGCTCTCCCCTTCATCACCCCCACCTTCAGTTGTTCCCCCAGGTTTCTTCATCAGACGACACAAAACAAAAGTCCTCTGCAAAATGCTCAAACTTGTTATAAATgctaaaacctaaaatatcCATTGATATATGTCAGAGGCTATAGAACagtgaagaaaaataaagaaggaTAATTTGCAATGAGTGTTAAAATTCTCCAAAACGCGAACTAACCTGGCTTTGGTGAAAGGTGACAGCATGGTATTCGTGAATAACCCAGTTGGATTTCTGACCACGTGAAACGCGACCTTTGTAGTAAACAAGAGTCTTCTTTGTGGCAATGAGAGTGTTGGAGTCGGAGCTTCTAATCTCACGATCTTTTCCGGTGGGTTTCCAGAAGCCACACTTGGTTGTCCGGTTAATCCTTTTACTATTTGAATACTTGAAATCAACGGGACTAAAGAAAAACCATTCTGGGAAATCAAATTGTACATTTGATTCCCCGAATAACACTGTtttcaaacaagaaaagaaaaacaaacaacagtgaagaaaagaaaagaggaagataaagaagaaaggaTGGTTGCATGAAGATGCATGGAGTGTTAAAAGTTTAGATTATTATTACTTGGCACGTCCCAAGGTTCCCCTTGACAAAGGTCAATGTCGGGGATGACGTGGACTTGTGGATCATCACCGAGCAACCTATGTCTGAGGTAATAGTCCACAAGTTCTTCTTCTGTGGGACGGAAACCGAATCCTACAACATCATCCATTGTAGTAGTTTGTAACAAAGATAGGAAGATTGGAAGGAAAGGTGGTGAAGAAGCTACTAACCAAGGAAAACGAAGGAAGGTCAGTGTttatgttgtgttgtgttgtgctGTGGAAACGAATTTATAATGCAAAAAAGTCATTGACTGACTTTACTACTTAGGTCACAAGTTATAGTTGGAAAATACAAAACGCGTAGAAAACTATGTTGTGATGTTAAGGTGAAggatatatatttgttatcttATTATCATGTGGACGAATGTATGATATGtaacaaatgaaaaaagaagattCTAGaggatatatataataataatcaacaggaaaattatttgttgacaaactaattttaactctgttatttgtggtttattattttagtctTGATACCTACGCTTCTTTATTCCATGACCAATCATTTCAATTCCTTGCTctcccaacaacaaaaaataaacagaaatttatttaattaaatatggcCACTTTTGCTTTTATTGCGATGCTTCTCTGCTAAGAACTTCATCACAAAGTTTGATATCCTTTTCAAGATTTGAGTAGAGTGATGTAAACTTATAAGTGATGTTCGCATCACTGCTGAACTCAAAAAATTGATGGCAGGTACTCAATTACTCTTTTTTTCTCCTCCATCCACCTTTTTTCTGCCCTACTTGAAAATGTggtgaaatttttaaattcgcataagttttcattttcaatgGGCATGTGATGGCTATAAAACGGTTTAAGAGTATTCATTGTTGTATTATagaacattataatatttaaatattaaaggattaagttatataaagatttttaataattaaagttcatttttataaaactatcaTCTCCATAAtcaaattctttaaactttcTCTGTCTTCTCTAGCTTATCTCACccattctttattttcttgaagATCAAGAACCATAGTTGTGATCCTCATTAGGAGCTCTACGCAACTACCAATTAAAGAGTTGAACAGAATAAGTCTTGTTTTTTTTCCCTCTTTTAGGTTTTGAGCCATAGAGTTGTATATGGCACTAAAGTCATGCATGTGACTCAGAGTGGTTCTTGATGATTTTCTGTTGCTCTGAATAGTAAGTTTAGAAGTCTAATCAAGGCTTTCATTATTTTGTCTATGGGATCAAGTGTGTTATGGTGttctaaggaaattttttttAGGGAACGTCTTTGGCTAAGGGAAGATGAACTAATTATAGCACTTCCATGTTTAATCTTGCATTTGAATGGTTGTTGAGCCTTGGACTATGATGGTATGTTGAAATTGGTACAGGAGTCTTACATTGAGTTTGGATTGAGGTGCATGAGATTCTGTTGTTGAATGTGGTGAGTATCTTGAATATGGTATGTGTTGCAAAATGTGGAATATGCATCATGTGTCCAAATTGATAAATGAGGTGAGGAATGTGATAATCTTAATAGGGTACTATGCAATTGTGGTTGATTTTGCATTTAGGATGTGAAATTAGAATGGTTTGGTGTATTTGTTGCTAGGAGATAAAGGATATAAAATGTGTAACTTGATGTGAGGTGATTTCTCTCTATTTTATGCCGAAAAGGGTCTAAATggaatgattttaatttgaagttagttatttattataaaaattgtggAAGTTTTTAGACAAATGAATTTGAGCatttcaatgtaaaaaaaaaattagattttgtgTTTGTCTTGTCAAGATTGAGGTGCTACCATATTTGCTttgtcggtaaaaaaaattaatttttctcccaaaaattcaaattttggtcTTTTCACATATGATCTTTATATCTCCTACTTACATTGTGAGTATAAAAACTAGAATTATAAGAGATTGtgtaaaaaaagacaaatttaaaaatattctctcTTATTAAAGGtctaaaatatacatatatatatatatatatatatatatatatataatttaaaaaatataaatatgaatttgattcattttaataaattccTGTCAAAATCATTacaaccaaaatatttaaattaacttcTACTTATGTGGATTCTATAGAGCttaataattttgattataGATTACGAATTTCTAAACCAAACGGAATTCAgtcatttcttattcttgttgagaattaaaatttgatagTGTTTACTTAATGCATTATGCAGAACAGGTAAGACATTTCATATAGAATGACAACATATACAAAAAGAAACACTCGTcgtcaaagaaaaaaaaaaaaagagtaatatTTTGTTATCTCATCACTGTGAAAGTTGCTCTCGAAGGTTTTTGGTTGCTTCTACCATCTGAATCCAGTGTTCTTTTCCATTTACTTATGACGAAATATAGAATCTTTAGAGTCAAATTTTTCTTTCTGGTTGCTCCCACCAATCCAAGTTATTGTATTTGTCCTTAGGCTGCATTTAATGGTGTGATTTGTTGTGCTCCCTCAAGCTTCTCTCCAAAAACACACGGAAACTCATTCTATCAAAATATGATTGTTTCATAAGATCCAAGTTTCAGTTGTCCTTAGGCTGCACTTTCTTTTTAAGCTTAGTTTCTGAATTTCTTAAACTTTCAAGTAGCACCAAAGGGAATTTTCTGAATTTCAATATTTCTCTAGAGTGATAGAACATAATGAGGCACCTAATTACCATTTTATGATCCATAATAAACTCTTCATGCATTccaaatactaataaaatacattattaaatactaaaatcaCAGATAATAAATTGATTCACCAATACACTTGGTATCCTAGAGACAAAAGTTCACTACAAAAAGTACTCTCTCCAGAAACTACAAATAACCACACAAACTTCCAGTTACACAATCTACTATCTTAAATATACACGACTTCATCGTGCAGTTTCTAATACTTTCTAATAGATTTCCTATGATACATACTCTTAAATTTTAATGCATAAATATCGTTATGCAATTTCTAATAAATTGGCTATTATAGagcaaattatttttaataacatatACTCTCCTCTACTAATCCATTCATGGTACGAAGTTCATAGTTCGCATCCTATGAAGTTGCTCGGTCTTAGATGATATTGATCTTCCCATGGCCTTTAAGTGCAAGGAAAGCTAGATATTTCACTGTAATTGATCTCCACAAGTTTATTTGTTGTAGAGTCACATGAGGATGTCTCCCATCCCCATAAGTCATCTTGAAATATACTTTCTTGTTTCTCTTCACTTGCTTCTTGGCTGGAAAATAGAAGATGTGTGTCACCATGTCCAACATCATATGATGTTTTAAACCTTTTTAATGCATGATATTCCTCTGAGTTAAGATACTCAGTATACAAAGTTGAAATATCCTCAAAACTAGTGTCCTGCAATggtttcaaaagaaaataaacagatgaattcatttctaaaagtgctataacaatataacaaattcaagaaaatagTGCAGTTCTCAAGTCCTATAGTCTCTATAATAACCCATCAATCGATCATGAATCACATCAAAGCCAACTCAAACTAGGCATTTTTCTTGAGTATCTTTCAAGAATCTACTCGAGAAAATCCTTATACATTGTGAAAAATATGACAAAATTCAAATCAACATAAAGCACACTACAACTTTTAACTTACTAAACCAGCATGAAAGTTCAGAAATGAAAGGAGATACACTCATCAATGTTATTTGGACTTTGCAGAATAAATATTTACCAGTTCAGGGACGACTTCTGCATCTCTATAAGAGCTTTCGCAATATGCCCTTTTCAGTGACTTTGATTGATTGACTAAATATTCATCGGCTAATAATGAATTCGGGAGTTTAGGTAGAATTTGTGTAGTTTCTAATGGAGTTTGCGTAGTTTGAAAAGGAACTTCTATAGTTTCAAAAGGAATTTGTGTAGTTTGAGAAGGAGTCTGCATAGTTTCTAAAGGAAACTGCAAAATTTCAAAAGGAATTTGGTTGGTTTCATGAGAAATCTGCATAGTTTCACAAGAAATCTGCACAGGTTCACAAGGATTCTGCATACTTTCACAAGAAATCTGCATAGTTTCACAAGGAGTCTGTACAGGTTCACAAGGAGTATGCATACTTTCAAAAGGAGTCTGCATAGTTTCACAAGGAGTCTGCATACTTTCAAAAGAAGTCTGCATAGTTTCACAAGGAGTCTGCATACTTTCAAAAGAAGTCTGCATAGTTTCACAAGGAGTCTGCATACTTTCACAAGAACTTTGCATAGTTTCACAAGGAATCTGCAAAGTTTCATAAAGAGTCTGCATAGTTTCACAAGGAATCTGCATAATTTCATAAGGAGTGTGTATAGTTTCACAAGGAGTGTGCATAGTTTCGTAAGGAATCTGCATAATTTCAGAAGGACTCCGCCCATTGTtgttttcatttctaaaatagGCATCGTCATCCTGCTCAATTTCAATTAGTGACGGTTCTGTAGGGGAGATGCATTTTTCTGCCTGATATGTTACCTGACAGATTGTTTCCATTCCGGTTAGAGTACCTccctgaaaaataaaaaagaaatcatatatataattacaagaAGAAGTATCAATTGTCGGTATGTTGGCATGTCACAGTGTATGTATGTTCATGAAATATGCATCAGCTTACGGATGGAACTCCTTCTGCTATCGCCTGATTTTCATAGTCAGAAACCACGCTTCTACTGGATTCCCCTTCATCACATATCAGTGCAGCAGTTCCTCCTTCAGTTTTTTTCTCAGGTTTCTTTATCAAGCGGCATAACACAAAAGCATTCTGAAAAAATTGGAGTATAGTGAGCATTCATTTTGCACAATTCACAAAAGTAAAAAGCCAAAACAAATGAGGCAAAcgtaattattgatgaattttgaGTGTTCTTAGATAGAAAAACTCAATTAAACACATCCAGTAAGTCACATGAGAGCTTTGTCGAGAAACTAATTATTACCAATAGTCAAGATTAAAGAACATAAGTCACatgagatattttaaaatttataaacttttttacatGTCAAACTCAGGCTTCAAATACTCATCTTGGTTCGACTAGTTTACGAACCTTCTACGCACTGTAGTTTTAGTACAGAGATTATTTGCGAGCAGAGTCATAAGTTtcttacaaaaaagaaatacgAACCTGGCTTTCAAGAAAGTTAAGAGCATGATATTCGTGAATAACCCAGTTGGAATTGACACCTTTGGAAGCACGACCACATTGGAAAACAAG
Coding sequences:
- the LOC114167348 gene encoding NAC domain containing protein 52-like isoform X2, whose amino-acid sequence is MRIVGMGFRPTDEELVDFYLKHRLLGDDPRVRVMTDIDLCDVEPWEVPVMLAKSVIPFKDREWCFFSPVKLMSSNSKRFNRRTKSGFWKPTGKDRDVRSRDTNTVIGTKKTLVFQCGRASKGVNSNWVIHEYHALNFLESQNAFVLCRLIKKPEKKTEGGTAALICDEGESSRSVVSDYENQAIAEGVPSGGTLTGMETICQVTYQAEKCISPTEPSLIEIEQDDDAYFRNENNNGRSPSEIMQIPYETMHTPCETIHTPYEIMQIPCETMQTLYETLQIPCETMQSSCESMQTPCETMQTSFESMQTPCETMQTSFESMQTPCETMQTPFESMHTPCEPVQTPCETMQISCESMQNPCEPVQISCETMQISHETNQIPFEILQFPLETMQTPSQTTQIPFETIEVPFQTTQTPLETTQILPKLPNSLLADEYLVNQSKSLKRAYCESSYRDAEVVPELDTSFEDISTLYTEYLNSEEYHALKRFKTSYDVGHGDTHLLFSSQEASEEKQESIFQDDLWGWETSSCDSTTNKLVEINYSEISSFPCT
- the LOC114165640 gene encoding NAC domain-containing protein 83-like codes for the protein MDDVVGFGFRPTEEELVDYYLRHRLLGDDPQVHVIPDIDLCQGEPWDVPMLFGESNVQFDFPEWFFFSPVDFKYSNSKRINRTTKCGFWKPTGKDREIRSSDSNTLIATKKTLVYYKGRVSRGQKSNWVIHEYHAVTFHQSQRTFVLCRLMKKPGGTTEGGGDEGESSRIMVSGYHNHSIGTTFQQDQTSFPNPSFYDAHFRNESNIKHNSYDDTQEEEFVNSFFVQDNYVNNEQGTNTYFNTFTQSESLRKVYDTDAEAVSEQGDNIMDIPTVFTRYLNLDEYHSSKGFDSELSNVDVHDGAGKDFLFVNQKKNS
- the LOC114167348 gene encoding NAC domain containing protein 52-like isoform X1, translating into MFHSNYKHRVQCSPKSMGKIVGVGFRPTEQELVDFYLKHKLLADDSRVDVIPVIDLCHVEPSDVPGILAKSRIRFGDPDWFFFSPVDFKYSNSKRVNRKTEKGFWKATGKDRDIRSWNTNTLIATKKNLVYYKGSVSCGVKSYWVIHEYHAVTFDESENAFVLCRLIKKPEKKTEGGTAALICDEGESSRSVVSDYENQAIAEGVPSGGTLTGMETICQVTYQAEKCISPTEPSLIEIEQDDDAYFRNENNNGRSPSEIMQIPYETMHTPCETIHTPYEIMQIPCETMQTLYETLQIPCETMQSSCESMQTPCETMQTSFESMQTPCETMQTSFESMQTPCETMQTPFESMHTPCEPVQTPCETMQISCESMQNPCEPVQISCETMQISHETNQIPFEILQFPLETMQTPSQTTQIPFETIEVPFQTTQTPLETTQILPKLPNSLLADEYLVNQSKSLKRAYCESSYRDAEVVPELDTSFEDISTLYTEYLNSEEYHALKRFKTSYDVGHGDTHLLFSSQEASEEKQESIFQDDLWGWETSSCDSTTNKLVEINYSEISSFPCT